The following nucleotide sequence is from Roseivirga sp. BDSF3-8.
TTCACTGGCAGGTTCACCTGTGGTGAATAGCTGAACTGCCGGAGAGTGAATAGCGTAAGCCCCAGGAGAAACCGGACCCGGAAGCGTACTATTACCCGAGATATTCTCAATAGTGAGCACAAACATGTTGCTGCCATCATCAACTGCCTGAAGTGATATGGTAACAACACCTTCAATAGAAGGGTAGGTGAAGCCATCGTTTACAGCAGAAAGCTCTGCGACAACTCCATTTTCATCGATGCCAGTATCAGGGCCGTTCTGCCTGGGGGCCTGATTGGGGCCGCTTCCCGGCTCTTCATTGACTTCCGTTCCTGCATCCCAAAAGGTAAACAGGCTTGTTATATCACCTTCTATGGGTGTGCCGTTGTCAAATAACGGAATACCTGTATCACTTTCAGGGGCGATAAAAATATCATTCGTTTGTACCAGCATGGTGGCGAAGGAGAGGTACATGCCTGGAGTAGCGTAAAACTCAAATGAGTACAGTTGTCCCGGTGTTGCCGGTCCGGCTGCTGATTCCCCCACCGGCGTATCAAATATGCCTGACTGGAAAATAGGAAAGGCTGTACCGATGTTGGTAATCGTTACCCTGAATTCGGTTTCCTCAGCATTGCCTGGTATCATTCCAGAATCATCATCATCGTCACAGGCGAGCATGCCTAGTGACAGTGCGGTAATTAAAAAATATCTTTTCATACAGTCCGTAGTTTTGTTTTACCTTTTCAACGGAATGCATAGGGGAAATATGTGGTTTACAGCGTGTTTGGCCATGTTATGTAATGCTGCGGACAATTATCCGGTGTTTTTTTGTCGCCTGGCCGACTTTAGCTTTTGCCGGCGTATAGCGTAAGAGATAAGGGGAGTACCTATGATTGTGGGAAGCAACCAGATTACAATAGAAGGCAGCCAATCAACATTTACAACCAGAAAGGCCGTCCAGGTACTGATATACCCTCCGCCCATTCCGGAAATGTGACTGTATAGCCAATGCTTTTTATCCAAGGTACCCGGACGGAGCTTTTTAGAAAAGGAATACAGCACGCTGAGACCCACTAATCCGAATACTATTGCTACGATACCAAATGAGGCGCCATTGTAGTATTGATAAGCTCCCCAGCCGATAAGACTGATATTAAAGACTAGTGCAATGACGGCGATCAACTCATCCAGCCATTTGTCAGGGTGAGTGTGAGGAATACGCTTATGTCTAAGCGATCTGTAACCTGTTATCACAAGGAAGTAACTGAAAAAGGCGATCATGAACAGGAAAGAAAGCTCCCTTAGAAAAGCAAGAACCACAGCAGATAAGAATACTAAGGTCATTCCATAGAAGTACCAGCGTCCGAAGCGCCTGTGTATCCTGACATTTTTTGTAGTGATTATTGCGCCACAGCCAGCTACCAGCGCTATAGTGCCGCCTGCAATGTGCAGAGTTAGTAGAATTGATGAGAATGTGTCCATATCCTTGGTATTTCAGGTGAAGGTCCTATTCCCAGTGCTTTTATTCTACTAATTCATACCCACTAGTCAAAATATTGCTCCGAATGGTAACCAAATATCTCCGTATGGTTTTACAGTATTCAGATTATGGTTAATTTTTGTCAATGGACAGAGCTCTGGAACGAAGTAAGGCGGACATTTCCGAAAGAGAATGTGAAAGGCAGGCAAGGGTAATTCTTGATGCATTTGTTGAGTTTCATCGTGAATTTATGGTTGAGACTTCTCTGGCTAAAGATCGTTTTGAAAATCGGGACTGGAAGGGGCAGAGGCATGCAACGGCTAAGCGACAGCAACTACACGAAAATCATGTATTGAAACTTAAACGAAGGTGGATTGATGTGGTAGCGGGCTATGATGAACGGCCTTTGCATTGGAAGATGGTAAAAGAGAAATTTGCCGGATTATGTACTGCGGACAGTGGTCCAGATATTTGCCGGACATTTTATAATTCATTTATCCGAAGGCTACTTGGTGGCCAGATAGCCGAACATGAGTTGGTTTTTACTTTTGAAGAAGAGAGTGATGATCAACTAGCCTTTTACTCCTATGACATGCGGGATAAAGAGGCTACTTTTTCCAGTGTTCTGGATTTAGCCGGATTTACCTTGAGCTTTGAGGATAGGGAGAGGGACATCAGATTTCTAATGAATGAAGTCGCCAGCGGTGCCGGTGACCGGTTAGAAATGTGTCCTCATGTGTTTTACAGAAACGTAAGAGCCTATCTGGTTGGGAGGCTAAGGCAAAAAGGACATTTTATCCCGATATTAATTCCCATTGTGCATGGTGAAAAGGGTTTGAAAGTTGATGCCCTCATTACCTCAGAGATCGATTGTCGCGTCATATTTTCATTTACCCGGTCTTATTTCCAGGTAATAGCCTATGACCCTACCCATCTTGTGAACTTCCTCATGACACTTATGCCTAATAAGCAACGAGACCAGCTTTTCATTAATCTGGGCTTTCATAAGCATGGCAAGTCATTATTGTACCAATCCCTGAAGGATCGCCTCAATATGCCAGGGGCTGTTTTTGCTTACCCTCCGGGAATTAAAGGCATGGTCATGGCGGTGTTTATGCTGCAGGGGTATACGCAGGTGTTTAAGGTTATAAGAAATAAGGCCAAGCCTCCCAAAAAAGTGACACGATACGAAGTGATGGCCAAATACCGTTATGTGGCTGAGCATGACCGTGGTGGCAGGCTAGCCGATACCCAGGAGTTTCGTAATCTCATCCTTCCGAAGGATAGGTTTGCCCTTCCTGTTCTGGAGGAGTTACTCAGCGAATGTAGTGAGACGGTGAGAGTAGAGGGTGAAAGTGTTATTTTTTCGCTTGTTTACACAGAGCGGTGGATGATGCCACTGAGTGAGTTCGTTAAAACTGCCCGAGGTCATAAATTGCGTAAGGCATTATTCGAATATGGGGAGGCAATATCAGACCTGGCGATGGCGAACATTTTCCCTGGTGACCTCTTTATGAAGAACTTTGGAATTACCCCTGAAGAACGGGTGATCTTTTATGATTATGATGAGATCATGCCTCTCGGAGAAATGAACTTCAGGTCTATTCCCCAGCAGGAGGGGGGAATGGGAAATTACCAATCAGCCGAACCGTGGTTTGCAGTGGGGGAAAATGATGTGTTTCCCGAGCAATTCCGGAATTTTTTAGTGCCTGATCCTGCCAAGAGGGAGGTTTTTGAAGAGACACATAGCCACCTGTATGACCCGTTATATTGGGAAAACCTACGTAAACGTCACCTTAAAGATGAGTATATAGATATTTGTCCGTACGAAAAACGAAAAGGTTGACCTACTCTATCCTACAGCAGCAGTCCTGCTGGTATGAAGACTGCGGGAGTTACGCCCGGCCATTGCATAAAGTACTACACCCACTACAGGCATGGTGATCACTACAAAGAGCCAAACGGGCTTCTGCAATACCCATTTGAACCTGCTTTTAAAAATGTCTATGACCGCGACCAGGGGAATAAGTATGTATATAATTCCGAACATCAGGTATTCATAGTTCGGCATTACAGCCTGCAGAAAGACTACAGACTCTGAATTAAAGAAAGCGTTCATTTCTTAAAGGTTAGGTTGTTTTTTTTATTTCGCCTGCCCTGGTTGATAGCCTTTAATGCGGACAGCCTAATAAAAAGACAGGTATAAAAAAATTGTACCTGAATAATGCTATAACTTTTTTTCTCTCAAATGTTCCCTTATTGGTAAAAAAAGAAGGCAGTGTTTGCCGACACTGCCTTTCGTTAACTGATTAATCACAAAGATATTCTGCCTGAACATCCCAGCTACGGCTACCGTACCAGGCCTGGCCCTGACCATCGTACGCAGTAACGCTAACCGTATAGGATGAACTTGAGTAATAACTACGCTGAGACGTGACACTCACACAATTAATATTGGATTGACCATTGATATATCCGGAGCCGGATACACGCCAGTAGAAACTAGTCAGATTGGCAAGCGCTGCAGCACAAAAAGTTACTGAAGCAGCACATTCAGGGTCTCCGTCTGCCTCATTGTATGTGGCGGAGATAAGTAAGGTATTATTTCGGTTGGCCACGGCCTCTTCTCCGGGAAATAACAATCCGGCGAAAAGAGCAATGTTAGAGAGGCAAAAATTGAAGTTTTTTTCATAGGTGGTTGAGGTTTAGTTCTTATATAATATACCTTATTTCAGGTAGAGCTGAAAGTTTCGGGCTTATAAAGTGGAAATTGACTATCGATACGGGGTGTCACTGAACATAAAAAAAGGTACTGTTATAGATTCCAAGTTTAATTGGAAAAAAGTATTTTTAAGTCTGAAGGAAGTTCTCTAGTTAGAACTATCCAGTGTAGCTTCGGTCTTTATGGCTGAAGCTACTTCTTTTTTGTACCCTTCAATGTATTCAGAGTCATTCTTCCA
It contains:
- a CDS encoding spondin domain-containing protein, with product MKRYFLITALSLGMLACDDDDDSGMIPGNAEETEFRVTITNIGTAFPIFQSGIFDTPVGESAAGPATPGQLYSFEFYATPGMYLSFATMLVQTNDIFIAPESDTGIPLFDNGTPIEGDITSLFTFWDAGTEVNEEPGSGPNQAPRQNGPDTGIDENGVVAELSAVNDGFTYPSIEGVVTISLQAVDDGSNMFVLTIENISGNSTLPGPVSPGAYAIHSPAVQLFTTGEPASEGLEDIAEDGNPAALGDFTRANTGLVTPFSPGVYVVYNSSATPLFEEGQTDQGNGLEAIAEDGNPAMLAMALGTNNDVSSYGVFNTPVSASSPGPVFAGQSYSFTIMASPGDRLNLATMLIQSNDLFIAYGEGGLPLFNGSSPAEGDVTPGFRIWDAGTEVNEFPGAGPNQAPRQSGPDTGTIESEPIEEVNDGFTYPGASDLITITVRVI
- the aceK gene encoding bifunctional isocitrate dehydrogenase kinase/phosphatase, translating into MDRALERSKADISERECERQARVILDAFVEFHREFMVETSLAKDRFENRDWKGQRHATAKRQQLHENHVLKLKRRWIDVVAGYDERPLHWKMVKEKFAGLCTADSGPDICRTFYNSFIRRLLGGQIAEHELVFTFEEESDDQLAFYSYDMRDKEATFSSVLDLAGFTLSFEDRERDIRFLMNEVASGAGDRLEMCPHVFYRNVRAYLVGRLRQKGHFIPILIPIVHGEKGLKVDALITSEIDCRVIFSFTRSYFQVIAYDPTHLVNFLMTLMPNKQRDQLFINLGFHKHGKSLLYQSLKDRLNMPGAVFAYPPGIKGMVMAVFMLQGYTQVFKVIRNKAKPPKKVTRYEVMAKYRYVAEHDRGGRLADTQEFRNLILPKDRFALPVLEELLSECSETVRVEGESVIFSLVYTERWMMPLSEFVKTARGHKLRKALFEYGEAISDLAMANIFPGDLFMKNFGITPEERVIFYDYDEIMPLGEMNFRSIPQQEGGMGNYQSAEPWFAVGENDVFPEQFRNFLVPDPAKREVFEETHSHLYDPLYWENLRKRHLKDEYIDICPYEKRKG
- a CDS encoding PLDc N-terminal domain-containing protein is translated as MNAFFNSESVVFLQAVMPNYEYLMFGIIYILIPLVAVIDIFKSRFKWVLQKPVWLFVVITMPVVGVVLYAMAGRNSRSLHTSRTAAVG